CTGCCAAGGTGGATCAAATTCCATCAAGTGTTCCTGAGATATTGCGTACACAGGAGTAGGGCGTGAGGACAAACAACCTTAAAAAGGATCTAGCCGTTGTCTGGACGacagaataaacacacaagcTTCACATGTTGAGTAATAAATGCAGTCACACAAAGTCTTTTACTCCATGAGACAGACGCTTTCTCGCTCCTCACTGTGATGATTTTGTGAGTTTCTATTTTaaatctgaataaaaatgagtcagaaaacatcaaatgttttgtttaatcgtgtttgtgtgtacacaaAGCCTTTTCAATAAATACAATCCTGACAGGAAAACACTGATGTAGTACTGAGCCCTCCTGGTTTCCCAGCTGACTAACACCaccatcctgctgctgttttacacACATGGAGCGAGACGCTGAGAACACCTGCCGCATAACAAAGACCGAGGCGTCTCTTGAACAGCCTGTTCTAAATTTGTCTGCATATTTAAACAACAAGAACATTTCCTGCCTTTGTGACAACACTGGCAGAATATGAATAAATCACCTCAAACTTTCAAACCAATTCACGTTTTAACAAATGATGACATATGAGCTCAAAGACTGTTTGAGCGGGACAGATGCGTTTCATCTCGGATGTCTGAATGATTCAGCCGTCTGAGAGGTGACTAACACTGTGTTCGAGGAGGGACGGCAGTCTGAGCGCCTCTCAGCAGTGACAGGTCCTAACGACAACTTGTCTGGGCCCATTTGCCTAATGGCATCTTTTGGTCTGAAGAATAAAACCTCCTGTCAGACGGGTCAAAACCGAGCGCAGCTTCAGTTCATTCTGCTCACACGCACGATGCAATCTAACCGTTTCCTGCTCCGAGTATCTTTCAGACGTCCTTGAAGTGGCTGAACAGAGATGCACATCAGCTGAAGTGCAGCATGAATGATACAGGAGAGCGAATGGATCCTTGAGTTTAATATCCAAAGAGCTATTATTCACTATCAGTATAGGAGACATCCAGTAACACTGGAAGAACACAGGGTGGGCCGCTTCCTTTTCATGGCACTTAGTATTGTGGCTTTGATTTTTAGGATGATTAAATTAAgagcagacaaagaggaggTGCCTGTGTGAGCTGTGAAATGAAACAGACAGGTAACTAATTGATTTGACAGCTTTTTCATCAGGAAATCATCACTTCCTACGATGTCAAAGAGCTCCCGCACAGACTGAATCTGCACCTGGACACATCATAGTGATGAGCAGACAGAAATTGGATGTGAATCCTGCTATAAAACAGACTTTTGTCACTGTATTGACTTCcccacataaaaaaacaccaaagtCCTGAAACTGGCTCACCTTCATTGTGACCAGATTGACTTTATGCATGTGTATTCTGTTTgatgtcaatgtgtgtgtgttcagatagtCGTTTACTAGTTGTCTTACTTAAGCATCGCACACTGTGCAGATTTCTAATGACCACACTGGTCATTGACATATCACATTGCaggagtgagaggaggagaaatcacagcagcagaactgtgtGGCATGTCTAATCCCCTAAAGAGGAACCATCGTGCTCACTTAAAACACGACATGGAGGATGGAGACGCTCCGGGAAGCAAAAGATGATGCTCTTCACTTCACAATACATCCGATGCTGTTCACCGAGTAAAGTGTTTTTAAGATGTCGCAGAAAAGTTCATAATATTCAATTATACAtacaaatgaaatgtaaatgtaaatatataccTGGTGTTGATTCCAAATTACTTCTATGCATTTTAGAGTCAGGTTTTTATTTATGCTGTAGTTACTGTTTTTGGAAGGATGTCTAAAATGTAAGTGCTTTATATgcactgtgtctgcatgtcCATAAGTGAGGACAGACCTAGAGGCTTTTTTCCAGTAAGACTGATTCAAAACAGTAAAAAGGAGGagtgtaaaaccaaaacaatgagctgaaagatgCTAAAATGACCCATATAGCTGAGGGCTGAAGCATTGTGTCATTAGCAGTCTTCACATACACTACAGCATTATTAATTACAGCATTGTCACAATGGAGGCGGCCACCATGTGCTCACCGGTACGTTGTTGATCCGCATCCGGCTCAGGGTTCTCCTGTAGTAGCTGAAGTCATTCTGAATTGCAGGATTTGTCATCTGCAGAGaaatatgtatattttaaaaCATGCTTCTTAATAAaagggagacagaaagacagacagagagacagacacttGTGTGTAGGTGCCAACGCCTGCAGCAGGACATTCAGTTCTAGATCAAACACGCCATCGTCATGACAGAACATTTTAGCCAACAAGGCAGAAACGTAGCTTTGGGGGGAAATGACATAAAAGAACACTGATACAATTACGATTTTATTTGCTGAACTGGATTTGGATAGTCTGACACTCaaacccccccctccccttacATCCACACTCCTGCTCTTCCTGTCAGGAAGTATTTGGTTATTTCCCTGTTAAAGTGGAGCTGAGCAGAGTCTCTGACAGGAGGGCAAACAATTATAAACTGACAAAAGCCTGCAGAGGGGCTCATTAAAGAGAGTGCAAATGCAGGCTTATGCACTGACACTATTTACACACAGTGAAAGCCAGACAGTCAGTTCATTTCTTTGACTTCCTTAAAAATACGAATATCTGCGTTCAAGGTGGAGCTGACCTCTCGATAAAGGAGCAGGCCAACCAGAGATACCCTTTCAAACGTCACCACCAGTGAGAACTCATCATGTGGCTAATTATCTTCATTCCTGTACAAGCCTGTCACGGGCAAAGCTGCACTGGCAGCATGCTAATCCCGCTACAATAGACTGgtactctctctgtgtgtcgaCTGTGCCAACCAGGAGAGACAGGCTGCTTCGGCAGGGAGGGGCTGCACGCCACACAGACACTTTAACTGGGTCAGAAGCCCATGTATGGGTCTGAAAGATTGATGAATAGGCCTGGCATGCCACCTTGCACCCCTCCctacctttgtgtttttatcttgcCAGGCTGGATAGTGGGCACTAATTGGGACACTGCAGAAAAACCCCTCGGGGTGTTAGggagctttttcttttttaaggttTTGTGTCTTAACCACTTGAACCAGTTTACCCAATGTGTAACAAGATGAGTGTTTATATAGAACTGTGTTTTTGACACCGGGAGCTGTTTGACTGACAAACATACAATTTCTGTGTTGTGCATGAGCAGTTTGACTTCTTAACATTTTACACGGCTCAGGAGGACAACAATCTGCAAACCTCTTTCTGTGCAATACCCCTTATTAACCATTCCACTGACATCCGCTGTATTATAAACAGCGGAGCAGTATCAGGATTCTAATTAAATGCTAATCAGGCGCTCACTGGCTGCAGTTTAAAAGTGCACAGTGCTAAAAATCAATTCAGGGGGATCAGCAGCTTGTTGGGCGACTACGAGGTCCAGATTGTATCACAGCACAAAAGAGCAGAGttcagagttaaaaaaaaaaaaaaaaaaaagtgagagagaAATGAACAGCCGTACTTTGAGCTCGTCGAATCGCAGTGTGAAATGCAGGATCTCTGCGAACTGCTTGGCCAGCGCCTGCTCCCGTTCCAGGTGTTGAGTCGGGTCGCTGTAAGTCTCGCTGGTGAGAGCTCCCAGGAGGCTGTGCAGCGCCGCCTCTGTTAAAGGAAGACAGATTTGTGAAATAAGGCTGTAGGACTGTCAGAACTATTATTCATTCACCAAAAAAGACCCTGACCCAACAGAGACACTTCAGCTGATGTGTGTAGTCTTCCAGGTCATCAGTTAGCGCTGCTGAATAGTTCAGGTTTTTGTCATTCAAGCACTTGGTGAGCAGCTCAAGCAGCACGGTGTGCAGAGATGGAAAAGgtcagaggagagaaggggaATGTGGCACCGTGAAGAAAATTCAGGAATatcaaatattttttctgttctgATCTCCTCTGACATTAttacaaaactcattttttgaGTTTTAGAATATTGGGCCAATCTTAAGACATCTCGTTTTTTTCTTCGTCAAGGAGCAGCATGGCTCACAACCACAGCCAGACATGTGAACAGTGCAGCAGTCATATCAGCCAGCTGAAGCATCCTGATTTGGACAGAGACAGATAATGGGGCAACGGTGGTGCCCAAACTGCCCAGGGCCCAGTGCCAGACCCAGAGGGGGGGGCAGCGGAGGGGAGAGGGGCAGGGCTTTCCTGCTTAGATGCAGATGAGACATGGGACTAATTATCTCATTGTCATGAAACGAggggaggaagcagaggaacAGGATTTCATTCAAGACAGATTACACTCATTGTTTTGACAGCAAGTAAATACAAAGCCTGTGCCATGCGTGGACATAGCATACCCATAGATAAGCAAGCATGCATGAAGAGCGCCAGCAGGGAAATGAGGAAAAGATTCACTAGAACACACTGAACGACTTCTACTCaagtaatattattattaaacaaaCATGTCTACTTCAAACACCTAcataagaaagaaaatgaagactTTTAAAGCCCGGAGGGAATTTTTATTTATAGATGCAGACGGTGCTTAGAATTCAGTCTAGACGCTGCCGAGTGGCTTCGACAGTGATATAACACAGACAAACCCAACATCTGATGCAACAAGCAGCGTGGGACCAGACGAGCATTTCAAATAGATTTACTCCAAGAGTATCTAATGACTCTCTTCCAATACAAATGACTATGCACATGTAACCCAAAAACAGATCCATTCAGACAGTCGTTTACTAGTTGTCTTACTTAACCATAAGACAACTTGTAGAAGATGGACAGAGAGCTGGCAGTGCACTGTGGTAAATTGAGCACGTCTGCCGTTCAGTAATGACTCCCATCTGCTTGGGCCAGCGTTTGCAGCGAAGCGGCTGATTAAAAATGGCCTTAGTAGTGcatttttccccctctccctccccgccTCTCTACATCCCAGTCAAAACAGAAGTTAAGATGGAGCTGCTTACAGGCCCTCAGAAATGAGCCTCTCCAGTATGTCGGGAAGCCGGGGAAGGGCGGGGCGCGGGGAGATGTCTGATCTCATCAGGTCATGGCAGAGCAGGCGAGCAGAATGTGGGCATGTAGGCTTTTTACTCGCATAAAGGGGGGCGGGGCGGAGGATGGTGGGACTTCAGTCTGGTCTGCAATCTCAGACACAGCCGACTTAATAAGTTTTTATCATCATCAAAATTATTTCAATGTTCACAAGAATAAAAATTCGATGATTTCAAGGTAAAAGCGGGGACTTTACTTTTAATTGCATTACCCACAAAGATGTTTTAGTCTAAGACAAATTAATATTTGATTGAAAACATATATTCAGATACTCACTTATAAAGTGTTCATTTAAAAAGTAGGTGCAGTGACTTAAATCTAAACTAATGAAAGCCGGCTAGTTTATGTCATTTATAAAGAAAAAGCATCACACTTGTTAGAATTTCTCTGAATTTCTCAGAAAAGCTAATAttgcacacaaaacaaaagcaaaaaaacgcCTTTATATattacaaacattaaaacatatacAACCAAATATAAATGTTGATGCATTAAATAACTACAAGTCCTACTGCAAGTATGGCGATTTATTACTGTTAATCTGAGCTGAACCTTTATCAACCTAAAATGTGAAGTGAACCTGTGAAGAAGGTCTCAAATCAGGTTCAATTCTGGATATTGTTCCATCTATATAAAAGATACGGATTCTGTAGACTGTGATATTAAAAATGTCCATTGAAGGTTGTTGTGGCCCATTAACTTGCATCAATGATATAtcaacaaaaacatccagcctctGACGTTGTGGTGGTGGATATTTGAATGAAATATTCTGAATGTATCTTTATTCGTCTGCAATGTGAAATCTTTATCTGTAACTGGGTCCTGGATCAGGAGTGTTGTGCGCCTTCATTTCGAATGCAAAGCTAATTACATAAGCTACTCTCCTCGCTTGCCGCGCTCTGGATATCGCTCCACCAGCCTGTAGTAAAAGGACTTATCAGGCAGGACGGCAGGCTGCGGAGGCCATCATGGCCCCTAAAGCCTAAAGTCAAGGCAGTGAAATAGAGCAGCAGCCGAGGCTGCGAGGTGACCTACTTTTGTTACATAACAGCCATCGCCAGGCTGCCGCCGCCCACTGCTCCCACTGACTACCATCTCCAACGCCACTGGGATTGCGGGGTTGAGGGCGTTGAGGCATGACAAGCTCCACCCCCCATAGCCTCAGGGTCATAAGAAAATCAGGGAGTAGTAAGCCCCCCCCAACACCCTTGTATCCATGCTAATTAAACAACCTATAGCCCCGTCTTACACAGAGGTCACAGCACAGTGCAACGGCAGTGGCCTGCAGAGGAATGCTCGGGTTCAAAGCATGTTTATGTAAGGATTGGGTGCATTTACGTGTATGTGTAGTGCGTCTGTTGACTTTTGCAGCTCAGCAGTCAAAATTGCCGATGCACATGTAAACAATTATGGTCATGCATGgaggttgtgtctgtgtgaggacacCATCTCGTTTGGGACATTTCAGAGCGCTAATGTCACAAAGGACACCTGAGCATGCTCCACTCAAAGCAGTTCATGTGTGAGCCTCAGTCTGAGAAGCAGTGATTTTCCCTGGCCGTCAAACTGATAAAGTTGCTGTAAAGACAGAGACAGTACCTAATCTCTGGGAGAACTGGTAGAACTTCTTCAGTTTCCCCACCAGTGGGACCACAGCTGCCCAGGCCTGCTCCTGCAGCGCCTCATCGTTTGGATTCTGGATCGCCTGgaaggaaaacacaacaaaacaaccatGAGCCTCAAGAAAAGTCATGATATTATAATTACGTTTTATAGGTCAAAGTGGGATTTCCTCAGCATGCCTTAATGCAGTCGTGTACAGAGGAACACAAATAAGCAATTCCAATAGGACATCAAATCCTATGACCAGTCCATTATCAGTGTAAGCTGAGGATAAAGACAAGTTTGAGAACCATTTGTGTGCAACAAGGCAACAGCACTTTCGCCAGAAGTGGCTGAATGATGGCATTGAGGTAACTAATGTAGAATTGATGTTTTGACCATAGACGGTGAGTAAAGATGAACGTTTCATATGATATGGTGGCTTTGTATTTCACTTCTATATGCCATAAATATTAAAGGTATTGGCTACACTGTACGGTCACAAAATTACTGAATTAACAAAAATCTGATGATAGCATAGTCTTCAGTGGAAATGAAATTAATTTCAATTCTTAATGTGTTTGTCAGAGGCTTAGGAAAACAGCCAGAGGGCAGAGGTCACACTTGATTAAATCCAAAAAAGATCTACCACTATCATCAGTTTATTGTTGAAGGATTAGCCGGCCAAAGGACACAGTCGGTTAGAAAAAAACTGCAACATATGAAAGAGATTACTGAATGAAACCCTGACAGAAATATGGGGATGTTCCAGTCCATTTACATCAGCTGTTCTGTCTGAGCTGTGCGCTGTCAGTCAGGGGTGGATAATTGTATCAGGTGTACCTCTCTGATCTCCTGCCCCGCTCCTTTGTACgcctgcagctcatccaggattgCCTTTGCGTCCTTCAGCACCACATCCACCTGCTCCCACACCTCTCGCTCTGCTTCTGTGGGCTGGGCATCTGGAggggacaaaaacaacaacaacaacaacaacaaggtcaACGGGGCAAATCTGATTGGTGTCTAATCCATATTCACGTTAAATACAGCTCTGAAAAAATCCATTAAATCCCCTGAGTTTATTAAGCAACTTCAAAATTATGTAAATGAAAGTTCATCTGAAATAATCTCATCTCCCCCCGTGCTTCCTATTAACACCCCTCTCCTTcctaacacagagagagaaaggaaagggAGCAAGATAAGAGAAGACACATGGAGCTTTGTACCAGCTCTGGGAACAGAACTGAGTTAAGTTTCTGGGGTTTTATTTAGGTTCGAGAAAAATGGCAGCTCAGAATGAACCTGTTCCACCACCTGAAGCGAGAACACAATGCCAAGTGTGATGACTGTAACAAACTCCTGTTCTCCTGCATAACAAATATAGACAACAAAGCTTGTTTAGATGCTGCTGTATCCTTACAGTTTACTAGAGATCACATTTAATGCCTTTCTGGAACATTGCTCAGTATTGTTGGagatttattaaaattaaaggGTGTAATTGGGTGTAAACATTAATGGCATCCTCCATGTCTGTGTGGTTACATTCATCATGAGCAGGTGCATGTTGCCATGTACAGCATAGTTTGATAGAAAATTCTGTAGTTCAGAATGGGCCGTTTCAGGGCTGTTTTTGGATGCTAACTATTGGCATGCTATTGACGATGCTATTGGCATTCTGCACACCACAAGCTGAGAAGCCATCTAGTTCCATTAAGTTGGAAAGAAAGTAAATATCTTTGTGGCTACGCTTAAAGACTCTGCAACTCACTCCAAAATAATCACACTGCAAGAAAATTGGTTTGATTGTGGTGTGAATTGTCCTCTTAATTTAAAAAGAGCTTTACTGAGCACTGctgtaaaaaaaggttttaaaacTGTGATGTTCTTTTAATATGAAAATCACCTAGAAACAGCGTGAGCTGTAGGAGGAATGCTTTTCTCTGAAGGTATGACTGAGTCTCTGGCTTTGCCAAGTGTGAGAATAGTACAGTACAGGTTCAAGCCGTGTTGAGGGGCCTTAGGCTACAAAGCAGCTGAACTTCAGTGCTTTATATTTGGGGGTGGGAGGGTGGGCTCTGTTGCAGTTTTGCCCTGATTgatattctgcacacacaccagtgtgAAAAAGGCAGGTTGATGGAAAAGTGCCGAGGCTCTGGTGGTAGATTTGATTCCCATTGCCGCTGGGAGGAACACAGTATAAGAGATAAGCGGGGCTTGAAAAGACTTAAGAGTTGGTAGAGTTGATAATGTCATGGtaaggtatgtgtgtgtgatcaataTCGGGGGTGGGAGTAATTAAAAAGACACTCACTTTCAAAATCAAGAAAAAAATTGGGCTCCTGTTCCAGATCTGTGCAAGTCAGAACTTTCAGTAGGTTCCCCATCTTACGAAACCTGttgaggagagaagagagagaaatcaaTAAATGAAGGAAGACTCTGCACCTCACTCCTGCTCTGCTTCACTGCTCTGCTATCTGTGTGAACTCGCTGTGCCCCAGATGTGCCCACCGCCCATAGACACCAGCGTTCCCCTCGGACCCCCCtactgtgtgtttcctgctacCAGGCTTTCACCAACCAGATGTCAAACCAAAAAGGCccaaaaataaaaagcacagtttgagtttttctgctttggtaGGCTTCTTCCCAGCATTTGTTAGCATTTACGGGCAGCTATATGCAAAATAATCCATTTCAGCCTCCTCCACAGGGATATCTCACTGAATCATGTTCATGCATGAAGTAGGTCGTTGTTTGCTTTACAATAACACATCCAGTTAAAGATTGATAAAGGAACTTGTCATGTAAATGTGTATAGGAGGGCCCGTTTATAAAGTCTGTATGTGAGTCGGGCCTAcatgattttacattttattatggTTATCTCTGCAGAATCACTGTGTCTTCAGGACGAGCAATGCAGTGTCTTGGTCATAGGAGCTGAATCCTAACATTAATATTTAACATGGCTCAGCAATACGAGTACTTACAGTGCATGTGATACAGTAACAACACCTCATATTTACTGCAGGAGCACAGTGCAAGacagctgcaacacaacacagaagaCCACTACGTGTATTCACTGAGCAGAGCTGCACAAAAGATTAGtcgacagaaaaaaagagtgagAGTAGCCAATCTATGTTATCAGTATTGATTCATCTTCCTATCCTCTCTATTATGTAAGGGATACTGGCCTCCACGTCATTCATTACGTCCAGGCACCTCAAAGAGGCTTATACAACATAAGATAAATAAAACCattcattaatgtttttaaattgtattttaaaGAAAATTGTAATACGTCTGCATGAATAATACCTGGAATATGcatcaataataaaataaacactgctTTTTTGGCAGTATGTTTATCACCAAGACTATCTCAGCTTTGTCACTGGGCCTTAAACAATATTAAGATCTGAACAAACAAGTGATGATCCAGTGCAGGATTGGATCAGCCTAAAGGAGCAAATTTGTCCAGAGGGTTGCTAATTCTTGGAGGAGTCATGGAGAGTCATCCTTTCATGTGCAGCTCAGAGGGTGGAGCAATGAAGGGCTGAACAACAatttctttatttaatttatttctgCCAGATAACACATCTCACAATTCCCTGAGGATACTGTACAGAGGATTAGGGGAAGTCTGACAGtgctgaggacacacaggagCATCCTTGTACATTCAACAGAATGATCCTTTGGTGGGATTTGATGTGGCATCCTAGTAATGCAGCTTAGAAAAGATCCTTACCTAACTTTATAAATAAGGTACACCTTGTCACAATGGACACCCTGCAACCAATGACAATCAAGTATTTTCCAGATCATAGTTTATGCAGGAATATGCAAATTAACTAAACCATTGAGCTCATCGACATGCAAACTGACTAACTGCTAGGGAGCATTTATTTAGCACACAAACCAAAGTAGAGCCTGAGCCTTCTGTGCCCAGCTGTGTAACATGAGGTGGACTCTGACCCAGTAATAGCTAACCCACCACCAAACCACTGCACAGCATCAGTGTTAATGTGGTGTCCTCACTCCTCCACTACATGGTGTCAAGACTTCGCACTCTTCTGTCATCTACGGTGTATTTGTTGAGTAATTCTTCTAGTAACTGTTATTTTGCCTTGCCTTGCTATAATCAACCTTCTCTGCATGCTGCACATATTAATACAACCTCAGCTGTGAGCTGTGCAATAAAGAGTGACGGCCCTgtactgctctctgctgtc
This portion of the Parambassis ranga chromosome 20, fParRan2.1, whole genome shotgun sequence genome encodes:
- the fam49bb gene encoding CYFIP-related Rac1 interactor B produces the protein MGNLLKVLTCTDLEQEPNFFLDFENAQPTEAEREVWEQVDVVLKDAKAILDELQAYKGAGQEIREAIQNPNDEALQEQAWAAVVPLVGKLKKFYQFSQRLEAALHSLLGALTSETYSDPTQHLEREQALAKQFAEILHFTLRFDELKMTNPAIQNDFSYYRRTLSRMRINNVPAEGETEVNNELANRISLFYADATPMLKALSDGTTKFVSENKNLPIENTTDCLSTMASVCKVMLETPEYRSRFTSEETVSFCLRVMVGVIILYDYVHPVGAFAKSSKIDMKGCIKVLKDQPPNSVEGLLNALRYTTKHLNDDSTNKTIKSMLQ